ACTTCTACTTTTCAACACAGAGTAAGTTGTGCCATACATTCATACGGCATATTATTATGCTTCTTACCTCTGTGGTTAAAACCAGATTACACATGCACTCTGTGGCAGAAGCTCGGACCAGGTCGTGCTCCTCAAACATGTAGCCTTCAATTTTTGGAACTGCCTTCTCCTTTATGATCTTTTGTCTGTGAAATAATATACATTCAATCAGATACTCTAAATAATGATACAGAACAGTTACGTTTAAATACAAGATATTCCTATATACAGCTcttgaaaaaattaagagaccactgcagaaTTATCAGTTTCTGTGGTTCCCTGTTTATAGTTATGTGAttgagtaaataaaaacataaaaacagtattattctataaactactgacaacatttctgtgttggaattcaacagacactggaatttAATGGCTGCCATACGAACATTTGGAGTAGTTCTTTAACTTTTTCCAGAGCTCTATAATGTATAGGAAGGACGTCAAATTTCAATCTTGAGAGCAAAAATATTCGAGTTTGAAGTTTTGACCCTTTTGACgccaaaaacaataaagacagcACCAGCCAGGTATAGCTGTTTAAATATCTTTCAACACTAAACATATGTGAccttagttattttaaaaacaagaacagtttaaacacttttaaactaTCAATACAGCTTTTTGGACCGGATTCAGAGACTTGAAATACTGCATCAAGCATACAATTTGCTTATAATTTCAGACTTGACGTGGACTTAAATGCCTAACAACAGCTCTGGTATGGATAttttaacagcttttaaacTGGGTTTCTGTATACTTGGAATCATGCTATGTTGTATATTGACTGTCTGTTTCTTAGGAGAGACACCCCCTAGTGGCCAACCTGAGTCTTTCATTGATGCCAGCCAGGTTGGTGAGAGCCATGAGTGCCTCGAAGTTCTGCAGCAGGGTGCATTCAAGAGTAAGAAGACTGACAAGGGGGCGCACTATCTCATTGATCTGAGTGAAGAAAATGAGACAGGATTAAGAAGGgaaagttctttaaaaaaaaaggtaatgttTTAACTTAAAAGGCTTTTTACAGAATGATATTCTCACCCTTTCTCCTGGGAAGGCAATCTCtgggtttgatgtgatggttaTTTTTGCCAGAGCTTGTGCTGCTTTGATTTTACCTACATCTGTGTTGTCAGATGCCAGTGGGATCAGAGCCTATGAAGGACAATAACAATAAATTAACCACATACAGTAAAGCAAGGTGTATGCAGATCAGTGTGTTGGCTAAACTAGTGTATATTTATCAGGATGCTCTACCTTTCCTCCACCCTGTGCCACCACTGTGCCTCTGTCTTCCTGGCGTTCCACCAAAGCCAAAAAGACCCTGCCGTGACAAATAGTATTACCAGAAAATCTATAGAGCCAACAGTGAGTGAAAAAGACTTACTGAAAGTTTCTTACCTGGCGATACCTTCCCTACAAGCCTCGGTGAGGGCAGGACTCTCTTTTTTGACCATACACACCAACGCAGACACCACACCAGCCTCCAGCAGCTTCCCCAATCTTTTCTCCACATAGGAAGTTGCATcctgacacacagaaacactcacagCTTTACATGTCTGTAAAACAATCTCAAGTTTTGAACAGTACCAAGAAAAACAGGAGAGCAGGAGAACTACAATATGGAAGTTATAATGTCTGTTGTAAGTGTGAAGTAAATGTAGCgctacataaaaaaagaagaattttaAAATAGTACCTTGGGATGCTCCTCGGGCACGTGCTGCTTTGCATATTTGGCCAGCTCCACCATCTGAGGGTCTGGCTTCTCCACTGTATAGCTGTTGGTGCAATTCACTAATGTGGAGCCCACAGCAAAAAGCACCGTCTTATCCTCAGACTGCagtaacaaagaaaaacaaggttGTCAAGGCTATGATAGTCAACAGGAAACATGAGTTAGTGTGTATTCTTATGGTGGTGGTTTTAAATACTACACAAATGTTAACCACCTCTTCTGAGGGTAATCTGACTAACCAATTTCCCTGTATTATCCATGTGAAACTAAAATTGAAACTTATGTTTTAACAATGATCAGTCAAACCTTTGCTAGATCAAACATCGCCTGGAGAGCGTTCTTGTCTTCCACCAAGTCTTCCTTCACATCAGCATCAAAAGTGAGGTAGGCTAGGCCTTCCACAGACCAGCGGCGGGAGGTTGCTGGCAAAGACTCATTACACAGCCACCTGGAAAATATTCAAGCAACCCTGTTGTCTTAAATCAGGGTTGCATGGATTAGGCATGACACATTTCCCAAGATTCAACACAGACAAACATACTTCCTGCACTGCTTGGCGAGCTTAAGCGTGGATCCCTCAGCAAACTGCTTCATGCTGAAGTCTGTCCCTCCAGCTGATCCAAGCTTGCACAAACCCTGTGTAATAACCATCACAAACCAGAGTCAACTTATCTTTATGTAGAGATGTTCATTATCTTGCTTTGTTGAAGCACTTACCACCAGGGCTCTAACGCGTATCCTGTCATTCTCGCTCTTCTTAAAGAGATCCTTCAGCAGTGCCACGCCGTTGGCTGTGATGAAGGAGGCTCTCTTGGCTTTGCCTGCAGCATGGATCACAGTCTCCACTGCTACCTGCTGGTGAGTCACATCTTCGGACGCACACAGAGCGATTACAGCATCCATCATTCCCGACATCTCCAGAGTTCTGTTACCCACTTCACTCGGCCCTTGGAGGAGCACAGACACCGTCTGAATGGCTCGCAGCTTAGCGTCCAGACCAGGTTGGTTAAAATATTGCCTGCCCAGAAAAACATCTTGTTAGAACGTTAGTGATTGAATCCCACTTTTGGGCTTATGGTCTGTAATAAGGTTTTGTTTCATCTTCATAAGTCACGGCAATATGAAGCAGCTCAAGTAACAGAAACATTGGAAACCAGAATGGCACTCAAAAAGCGCGGAACAACATGAACACTATAAATGTGTTGAAGGATTTATTGCTCAGGTGAGCCATGAAAACGTGTCCCAAAGATTTGGTTTACAGCATCCCGACTTTTGGGGCTTTAGTGTGAATTGTTTCCAGTAATAAACTCTTTATTTGTACACCACATTAATTTATCACACATTTCTCAATGTTAACTTAAGTGGCTCTTAGTTATGCTGCACCCTTCCACTAAGTTGAATGTAAACTGGGCCAGTAGTTATTTTTCTGCAATACTGCTGGAATACAGACGAATAAACAGATAAACCTAGCTGAAAACACCTCCTTGGTGAAGGTAATTAATAACAGTTTTGATGGAAAACTTACTGTACATATTCTTCACATAGCTTGTTGAagttctccctctctgtgtcgCTATTCAGGTCATCGTAGAGTTTGCTTAGCAAGACAGAGCAGCTCATGTGGGAGTTGTCTGTAACAGGTGGTCCTTCTGAGAGCTCAGGGACGGTCCCGGCCACTGTCAGGATTTTCTTCagtcctgcagagaaacaagcaGTTTATTGTTGGaggcaaaatgtttaaaatgagaagttatatgtctttttttatacatcatGGCATAATGTGTGAATTCTACATTATGTGCAGGTGTGTTTTCATACCCTGGCCTATCACCCACAACGTGAGGGAGTTATCTGGGTTTTTCAAGGACTTCCGAGGAACTTGTTTGACCATGAGGTTGATGGCGCTGTCTCTGCCCGTACCCGACACATTAGATGCTGGCATCATTTCCAAGAGGTGACATAGCATCGAGCGCAACTCCTTAGAGGGTTctgttttaaaatcacacaataaatgttcattaaaagcACAGGACAGAGTGTGTGGACAATTCAAATTTAATCATGATCAGAGTCCAAACTAACCAGGAAGTATGGCTTCGTCTTTCCCTCGGATCTCTCTTTTCATGCCCTCTGTCAGAGACTCAAACATCACCTGCAGCAGGTGGCAGGCAGCCAGAGACACAGCGGAGGCTCCAGATCCCATTACTCCACACAGCTGCTCCATTCCCAACTCATTCACTATAGCCATTGTCTGGAAACAAAACAGTGTATGTCAGCAATAAAAGCAGCAAAGCAATTCACCATCTTTACAACTGTGGTAATTATAGTCTCTGACAGGGATGTTGAGATATTAACAGTATCTGCTGATATAGCTGCACTACAGCCTACAGAGTTGAAACCGAAATGCATCgatatttaaaaaggaacaattaTAAATGACAGCATAACACAATAAGAATTTAACACTTACTCTGGACTGATGCCCTGTGCACAACCCAACCAGGGTCCTTAGGGCAGAAAGTACAATATCCTCCTGCTTTGAATGAAGAAGTGTCTGGATCAGCTTCACTCCATCGTTACGGAAGATCTGCTCAGCTCCCGCGTCTTCTCGAGATAACACCACTAGATTCTGAGCAGCCTGAAATTGAATAATGAATCACACACGGATCAAAATACAACTGTGCATTATTAAAAGAAGCTaagcacacattttttaatggtCCTACCATATGCGTTTCCCCTTACCTTTTGTCGATCTGAGTCTTTTGCAGATGCATCTAAGAGGAGGGAGAACATTTGCTGCACACGAGCATCTGTGGAGTTCAGTTGCACAGACTATAAGAAAAGGTTACAAAAAAATATCGTTATTAGTAATAGCTTCAAACAAGACcaacctgtctgtctctttccttgaaaaaaaaccaaaacacatcACCTTCTGCTGAATCTGTGCTCCTAGCTGTCTGAGCAAATCCTGGAAGGCTTTGTTTTTAGGCTCTAGCTGGGCACACCTCTGAGCATCCATAAATGCTTGATTGAGCCGACCGAGTTTCTGGAAGGCCTGTGCTCTCCTGAACCTTGCTTTAACATCACCTGGGTCTATATCGAGGGCTGAAAAGAGTACCAGACTAACATTCAGTGTAACTGTTCACATACATCCATAAACAGTTcatacaacatacagtatatatatcaTAATTCAAACGTTTTTGTATATTACTTGCAACACCTGGAAATGGTTTCTCAAATGAAAAGGCAAGACAATAGGTGGGTGAATGCATATCTAAAGGTATtctcagtaaaaaataaaatgccaaAGGGTCTCTGCTTTGAAAATCATTGCtattgatacatttaaatataatgttatgTCCATTCAAGCATATGCCATACTTCATTCAGAATCCTGGTTAGGGGTAAGCTACAGCTCAATACTTGGATTTTCAATAAGGTAACAGGCTTCATTGTGTATTTGGGTGACCATACATTTAAACTAAACGGTGTCCTTGATGCACAACATCCATGGCTGTAGTGTATTTATCCCACCTTTGGAGGCATCAGCCTCTGCCTTGTTGTAGTCCTCTTGTTTCAGGTAGCAGGCAGCGCGGTTGCGGTGCAGGACAGCACTCTCTGCTTTGCTGTCACTCAGCTTTAATGCTTTGGTGTAACAGCAGACAGCGCCCTGCATGTCTCCTGCCTTGAAAAGGGTGTTCCCCTCCTCCTTCAAGGCTAAATGATCATCctgtataacattttaaaaagtaggcAACATGGACTCTGGATGACTGAAAATCTTTGAGTAAATGTTAACTGAATGAAATATGCTAAGCCAAAAAAAGGCTAAGTCGCTAACTGCTGTTGCActtaccttttctttttcactccCACTCATATTCAAGCCTTACCACACAATATAGAGTaacttattattatgaaaaagTTAGATGATTAATCCTCTGCTTGGTCACAAACAACGCTAACTTGGTCAAATATGTTACATCTTGCTACGCTTCCGGGTTTCCGGAGCATGTTGATGACGTTTATGACAGCCCCGCCCCTCTCCTCACGCTCCTTTACCATATAAGGGAAAGAGGAGCCCGAGCATGTCTGTGTCCATCTATGCTTTATTTGGTTACATCTTCATCCTGCGGCTTTCTTTAGTCCGCACAGACACATAGAGTTTAAAGAAACTTTATATCCAAAGACAGAGTCAGCCATTTAAGTTGTTGGTGCATTCAGTGATTTCAAAGTATCTGATGGTCTAATGGCTAGTGTTAGATGATTAAACCTCAGTAAAACTTTATAATAAGTCAGCCTTTTATAAGGTTAACAGGTCGTTTCTTTAACTACAATTTATTGAATGTCTTCCAgatgattattttttacaaagcatttatttatatacaatGCATTACTATGCCAAATGCTTGATTATGCTAAAGCTTATAGTTTCTAAGCTTCATCCATGTTTTCTCATGTGTCTAAAGACTAAATACAGTATGATAAGTAAAACTCCCTTTTCAACGTGTAGTAATGTAGTGCTTTGGGGAGCCAAGAGAATGcagaaaatgtaacaattcAGTTACAGAAATGGGTAGAGCATTTAAAGAGGTTTAGATTGCTTTGGCTGGTTTGACTGTTGACCACTTAGGCTATTTAAATCCCTTCATTAACAACGTAACCAACTGCAGACTTGATGGATTTAATCACTTGACTATTCATAAGTTATGGAaatataattatacaaaaaaaaactttataCAATAACGTCACTTGTAGCATCAACTCTCTGACAAAAGTATTGCATATAGGGTTGCACAAAATGAACAGACTTAAATAAGGTCCCTACACTTCAAATGTATACTAATGTTTACACAAGAGGgagggttttttattttctggtgGATGGCAATAGTTTTTGGAGTACTTAAAGCAAAAATTCCACATTGCCTTTTAagtttttacctttttctttccaAAGTGCATTTGCAACAGTGTCTCCCTTCAGGTCAACACAACAAAAGGCAGTGTCCTTTTATCTGTATTTCCTGCTTAAGTCACCTGGGGACTCTCGTATACCACAACAGCCGAGCTCTATTGTTGTGTTTCCTTGGTTTCTGTGGAGACAAGGTTCCCAGTGGGCTTTGTTCTCAGCTACACTTGTTAAGACTATCAAATTACCATGGCAGCTTTGTTAATTTAGAAGAATAATCAGCAAGCCTAGGTGGTATGTATGTCACTAGGGTCGGGCTTGTTGTGAGACTGCAAGTATACTTGATCCACAGGATATCCACAAGCCTCAGCGAAAAAAGGAACCCAAAAAGAAGAGTCCCAGTTTGAAAACCAGCTGTGTAAACATTTGCTCAATATCAGAACCCGGTTTTGTGAGAGATTATGCATTCAGAACCAGGTTATGTCATTGCTGGTGTGTTTACTTGTACCAAATCAATTTTGAGTACAGAAAGAATGCTTTTATAGACAGCATTTTGAATAGCTGTGTGGGCCCATGAAAAGTAGTCTGTCTCTTGTGActaaagccaaaaaaaaacattaccatCTGTTCCTCATGTCCTACACAAGCTACTAGTTAATAATTTAAGTGTTGGTTAGCCTCCAAATTccataaacacaaaaagagttCCTGGATAGTCCACCAAAAGAACACAACTATGTGACTCGTATGCAAAGCATCATCACATATCATCCAAAGAGCTTCTCAGTGTTGTGTTAACTCTTCACTTTGGAGACATGTGATTTATAGTGACAGACATGTGCAGCATTAGCTTGAACCCCTCTGTCTAGTTACATGTTACAAGTTAAATACTTCAAAAATATAATCACACAATTTCCAATCAAACCCTTGGCTGGTTTCAAGTTTAAGTTTGAAGATTTCAATCAGCAGCTCTCAGATCCTCAGGCAGATCATTTGAGGGGTTTGGAGCATTATACAATTGACTTTGCTTCAGTGTGTCTTTCCAAACAAAATTTACCAATAATTCTGGataacaaaatatattgttttgtacATTACATGAACTAATTTACATAACTGGGTCATATAGTGTGGTATATAGGTTGTAAACAGCACTTTGCAAGGGGTGTTTTGTGTGTCTACTGTGCTTGGATCTGCTTGTTGACTGCGATCCAAACTTTTTTTATACTTACTATTTTCATTATAATGATGTCTTACAGTGAATAGGATCTATTTCATAGTTCAACAGATGGCATATACTGTAGCTCAACATCCACCTTGTGCGTTAAATCATTATATTcgtttgattacatttcagtaAAGTCTACATGTGTGAGGCATTGCAGACACACTCTAGAAAAGACAGGATGGtgcatgtatttatatttatttaattatgtcCTATCACCGATTGGTGCGCAGCTCCTCTCTTTCCCAGAAGCCTTTGCGGCAGCTCAACGGCGCTAGCAGCTAGGCTAACCGCTTCAATTGGTAATCTGTCAGCCTAGAGctagaagcacacacactgctgggcTCTACACTCTTCCGGATTACTCTCCTTTGATGGGTAAcgtcagatttttttattttgttcacaaCGAGACAGGGTCCCCAAGGTCGTAGTCGAGTGTTGGCTGAGATTTAGACAGAAAGTGAATGGTTAGACAGGAAATATCAGCCACGTATTGTCTTAATGTTAACAAGCCGATACTTGCTATCGTCTGTGCGGATAGACATTAATCTGCCATGCAGCACGAAAGACAGCTGTGACTGCGTTTCACCTGGATTAATCATTAGATTACAGCCGTTATACCAACGTTGTCCGGCTCTCTTTGCTAGTTTGTAAACCAGTCTAACTGATGTGGATACTTAATATTAGGACAACTGAGGGCTATTGCTAGCTTGATTAGCTGCATATTCCTGATATCTAGTTAATGTTTAAGGGATTATTAAAGTTTGGCAGAGGACGTTAATGTCGCTAACGAGCCAAATGTATTAACAAGGTGCCATGTAACTGAGCCTGCACAGGATAACGTCCAAGTGCATGTATCTTAATGCTCTTAAGTTTGTAGAAACACACAGTGACTGGCAGCCAACCGAGAGCTGATCACAAGACCATGCAAGTTAAACCTTAACCTAGGTGCCTCCCATTGAGTCAATTTGATTGTATAGACAGGGAATAATGCATTTTGAGGAATGTTAGTCTCGATGCAAAAATGCTATCATGGGAGTATCTTGACATCTGTGGTGCTCTTTGCATTTTGTCACTTAAATGAAGAGCTGTAGTTATCTGTCAGGCACCCCAACTAACAAAGCCGTTACTGTTGGTATGTTTATCATGTGGCACAGATGATCTAAGAAGTATTTGTCTTCCTACTGACAGTGAAGCTATTTTTCAGTAAGTCTTAAGCACATGTACCAGGTTATTATCCCGGCTCTCTGTGGTGCTGCTATGATAGTCCCGGACTGAATAGTGAACGGATTTGCACTAAGAGGGAAACAGGAACACGTATTAGTGCTGTTCGCAAACATAGGACAATGTGCTCAGCTCgatttttgttttcctcctgtttACTTTACTCTACAGATCCAGTTCTCACTCTCCCACACAGTTCTTTCAGT
Above is a genomic segment from Eleginops maclovinus isolate JMC-PN-2008 ecotype Puerto Natales chromosome 2, JC_Emac_rtc_rv5, whole genome shotgun sequence containing:
- the unc45a gene encoding protein unc-45 homolog A, with the protein product MSGSEKEKDDHLALKEEGNTLFKAGDMQGAVCCYTKALKLSDSKAESAVLHRNRAACYLKQEDYNKAEADASKALDIDPGDVKARFRRAQAFQKLGRLNQAFMDAQRCAQLEPKNKAFQDLLRQLGAQIQQKSVQLNSTDARVQQMFSLLLDASAKDSDRQKAAQNLVVLSREDAGAEQIFRNDGVKLIQTLLHSKQEDIVLSALRTLVGLCTGHQSRTMAIVNELGMEQLCGVMGSGASAVSLAACHLLQVMFESLTEGMKREIRGKDEAILPEPSKELRSMLCHLLEMMPASNVSGTGRDSAINLMVKQVPRKSLKNPDNSLTLWVIGQGLKKILTVAGTVPELSEGPPVTDNSHMSCSVLLSKLYDDLNSDTERENFNKLCEEYVQQYFNQPGLDAKLRAIQTVSVLLQGPSEVGNRTLEMSGMMDAVIALCASEDVTHQQVAVETVIHAAGKAKRASFITANGVALLKDLFKKSENDRIRVRALVGLCKLGSAGGTDFSMKQFAEGSTLKLAKQCRKWLCNESLPATSRRWSVEGLAYLTFDADVKEDLVEDKNALQAMFDLAKSEDKTVLFAVGSTLVNCTNSYTVEKPDPQMVELAKYAKQHVPEEHPKDATSYVEKRLGKLLEAGVVSALVCMVKKESPALTEACREGIARVFLALVERQEDRGTVVAQGGGKALIPLASDNTDVGKIKAAQALAKITITSNPEIAFPGERINEIVRPLVSLLTLECTLLQNFEALMALTNLAGINERLRQKIIKEKAVPKIEGYMFEEHDLVRASATECMCNLVLTTEVQKLYLATGNDRLKLLVLYSGEEDDRLRKAAAGTLAMLTAEQPELCARIPGTTTHWLEILQSLLLCEISDLQHRGVVIVQNMMQADKSLAETIMESEALEILSVLAKGGEGTSKPISKVAQNCLDKAVEYSIIMSREGREKEKGTEP